CAGGCCCGAGCCCACGTGCTGCTCCGCGCTGGCCGTCAGACCCATGCCCAGGCCCAGCATCAGCGTGCCCACCACGCCGGCATGGGCCCACTGGCGTGCGGTCGGCCAGGCGCCGCCGCGCAGCGCGACCCAGCCGGCCAGCAGGGCGCCAGCGCACAGGAAACGGGTCCCCATCTGGAAGAAGGGCGGGAAGCTCGCCAGCGCCAGCCGGATCGCCAGGTAAGTGGAGCCCCACACCAGGTAGCAGGCCAGCAGCGCCGGCAGCAGCAGGCTGCGCGGGCGCGCCAGGGGCAGCGCGGCGGTGTTCATGGACGTCGATCGTAGGGGGCGCGTGCCGGCCTGCACATGCACAATCGAAGCTCGTCATCCATTGCAGCCTTCGAATTGAAGGTTCAAAGCCATGCCCGCCGAATTTTCCGGAATCGATGCCTACGACGCCCGCATCCTGGCGGAACTGCAGGGCGACGCCCGCATCAGCATGGCCGAGCTGGGCCGGCGCGTGCACCTGAGCCAGCCGGCAGTGACCGAGCGGGTGCGCAAGCTGGAGCTGCAGGGCGTGATCAAGGGCTATCGCGCCGTGGTCGATCTGCAGCGACTGGGCTACGGCATCCGGGCGCTGGTGCGGATCGGGCGGGTGGAGTACGCGCGGGTGGTGAAGCTGATCGAGCAGACGCCGGAGGTGATCAATGCCTTCAACGTCACCGGCGAGGACAGCTGGATCCTGGAGATCGCGGTCATCGACGTCGAGCACCTGGACGCCGTCGTCACGCGCTTCTGCCTTCTGGGCGAAACCTCGACCTCCATCGTGCTGAACATGCCGCGCGAGAACGCGCCGGTGCGGCCGGCCCGGCGCGAGGACATCAAGCCGGCGATCCGGAAGGTGACGGGGCGATGAGCCGGCGCGGCGGCCCGTTCAGCGGCCGGCGCCCGGCCCGAAAGGCAGCGTGGCCAGCAGCACCCCGGCCAGCGCCAGCGCGAAGGCCGTGGCCTGCAACGTGCCGAAGGGCTCGCCCAGGGCCAGCACGCCGACCGCCGCCGCCGACACCGGCAGCATCACGGTGAACACGCCGCCCTGCGAAGCAGGCAGCGAACGCAGCCCCGTCATCCACAGCCACACGCTCCAGATGCTGGCCGCCAGCGAATAGAACAGCAGCAGCCCCCAGGTGCCCGGCCCGGGCGCGCCGAAGTCGAATTGCCAGGCCTGGTACAGGCCGAGCGGCGTCATCAGGGCCAGGCCCCACAGGTTCACGATCGAGGTGATGCGGCGCGGCCCGACCGTGCCGGTGAGCTTCTTGCCGATCACCGCGTACGAGGCTTCGCACAGCACGGCACCGAACACCAGCAGGTTGCCCAGCCCGGAGCTCGCGCCGCCGCCGGCGCCGTTGCGTGCGAGCGCCAGCAGGCCGATGCCGGCTGCGGCGCAAGCCACCGCGCTCCACACGCGCAGGGGCACGCGCTCGCGCAGGAAGGCCCAGCTCAGGATGGCGACGACAGCCGGGATGGCCGCCATGATCACCCCGGCCGACACCGCGCTGGTCATGCTGACCCCGTACAGCATCAGGATCGAGAACAGGAAGTTGCCCAGCAGCGACTCGAGGAACAGGAGCCGGCGCACCTGCGGCGTGAGTGCCGGCTCGTTGGCCGGCCGCCGCAGCCAGTGCGGCATGGCCAGGGCGGCGATGGCGAAGCGCAGCCAGGCCAGCAGGAACACCGGGATGGCCGCGACCAGCGGCTTGGACAGCGCCACGTAGCTGCCCACCAGCGACATGCTGAGGGCGAGGCAGGCAAAGGCCAGAAACCGGGAAGGGCGGGTCGGCACGGTGGGCGAAAAGCGCGCATCTTGCCTGAGCCGGTGCCAGCCGCCCGCCACGGCATTTGACGGCCCGCAAGGTCCTCGCCATCGGGCGAAAGCGTGGGTGCGGGGGACTTGCCTGGCCAGCCGAGAACGTGCGCCACCCCGTGAGCCCGTTCCTCGCGCAAAGCCATTTCTTAATGCGGAAATCTCCTTTGTTGCGTCGCGGCAAATTTTCCCAATATGGGAAGTGGATTGCCACCATGCGGAATGTCGCAATCAAGTTATTGAATTTGAACGAAAAAATTATTGTCTTCTATAAGACAGAAGAGATGCCCAAGGTCTTCTACAAGACCTAAAGTGCTTGCCAGGGCGAAGCACTCGCCACCGCACTTGCAACCACCACGGAGAAAGACCATGAGCAACTGGACCCACCTCAGCCGCGAGCAGCAGATCGCGCAACTCGAAAAGGATTGGGCGGAGAACCCCCGCTGGAAGGGCATCAAGCGCGGCTACAGCGCGGCCGACGTGGTGCGCCTGCGCGGCTCGCTGCAGATCGAGCACACGCTGGCCAAGCGCGGCTCCGAGAAGCTGTGGAACCTGATCAACACCGAGCCCTTCGTCAACTCGCTGGGCGCGCTCACCGGCAACCAGGCGATGCAGCAGGTCAAGGCCGGCCTGAAGGCGATCTACCTGTCGGGCTGGCAGGTGGCGGGGGACGCCAACAGCAACGGCGAGATGTACCCCGACCAGTCGCTGTACTCGGTGGATTCGGTGCCCAAGGTCGTGCGCCGCATCAACAACACCTTCCAGCGCGCCGACCAGATCCAGTGGAGCGAGGGCAAGGGCCCCGGTGACGAGGGCTACGTCGACTACTTCGCCCCGATCGTGGCCGATGCCGAAGCCGGCTTCGGCGGCGTGCTCAATGCCTTCGAGCTGATGAAGTCGATGATCGAGGCAGGCGCCGCCGGTGTGCACTTCGAGGACCAGCTGGCCGCCGCCAAGAAGTGCGGCCACATGGGCGGCAAGGTGCTGGTGCCCACCCGGGAAGCCGTCTCCAAGCTGGTGGCGGCGCGGCTGGCCGCCGACGTGATGGGCACGCCCACCGTGCTGCTGGCCCGCACCGACGCCGAAGCGGCCGACCTGGTGACCAGCGACGTGGATGCCAACGACCAGCCCTTCTTCACCGGAGAGCGCACGGTGGAGGGCTTCTATCGCACCCGCAACGGCCTGGAGCAGGCCATCAGCCGCGGCCTGGCCTATGCGGAGTACGCCGACCTGATCTGGTGCGAAACCGGCACCCCGGACCTGGCTTTCGCCAAGGCCTTCGCCGACGCGATCCATGCGAAGTTCCCGGGCAAGCTGCTGGCCTACAACTGCTCGCCGTCCTTCAACTGGAAGAAGAACCTGGACGACGCCACCATCGCCAAGTTCCAGAAGGAGCTGGGCGCCATGGGCTACAAGTTCCAGTTCATCACGCTGGCCGGATTCCACAGCCTCAACTACTCGATGTTCAACCTGGCCTACGGCTACGCGCGCAACCAGATGAGCGCGTTTGTCGAGTTGCAGCAGGCCGAATTCGCCGCTGCCGACAAGGGCTTCACCGCCGTCAAGCACCAGCGCGAGGTCGGCACCGGGTACTTCGATGCCGTGACCACCACCATCGAGAAGGAAGCCTCCACCGCCGCCCTGAAGGGTTCGACCGAGGACGCCCAGTTCTTCGACGAGAAGAAGGCGGCCTGATCCGCCCGCGGCGGCCGCAAGGCCCGGAGGCTCGCCGGCCTTCCGGCTGTGGCCGTCCCAGCCGCGGCCGGAGTACCACTCGATCCAGCGGCGGCCCGGGCCGGGGCGCGGAGATCGTCCTGGTGCTGCCGATCGCCGGCCAAGGTCCGGGGCGGCAGTCTTCGGCCGAGGCCTCCGCCCCGTCCGCGGGCGGCTGACCTGCGGGCTGTACCTCTTGCGCTGCGGCCGTTCGCCGCTAGAGTGGCGCCAACACAGGCAGGCGGAGGGCGCATGACCGACGACAACGAGAAGACGGGCGTGTTCGACGCGCGCCTCCTGAACCAGCAGCGCTGCCCCGAATGCGGCGGCGCGGGCGTGCTTCACGTCGAGAGCGAGAACATCAACGAGCACTTCGAAGTGGAGAGGCAGGTCGTCATCGCCCCCTGCGCCCGCTGCAACGGCTCGGGCATCACCCCGGCAGGGTAGAATCGGGGCTTCCTCCACCAGTCAAGAAACGGGAAAGGCAGCTTCGGTTATGACACCGCGAACTACCCCGCACGGAACGGCCCGCTAGCGGCCGGGTAGTCGCGCACGCACTGAACGCATTCCCGATGTCCAGCAAGAGCGCGGCTACAGGCCGCGCTTTTCGTTTGTCCCGCTGGAGTCTTTTCCCCCGCCGGAGGTTTCCCCGCCCATGATCCAGATCACGCTTCCCGACGGCTCCCGCCGTGAGTACCCCGGCCCGGTGACGGTGGCCGAGATCGCCGCATCGATCGGCGCCGGCCTGGCCAAGGCCGCCCTCGCCGGCAAGGTGGACGGCAAGGTGGTGGACACCGCCTACACGGTGGAGCGCGACGCTCCGGTGTCCATCATCACGGCCAAGGATCCGGAGGGGCTGGAGGTGATCCGCCACTCCACCGCCCACCTGCTGGCGTATGCCGTCAAGGAGCTGTTCCCCGAGGCCCAGGTGACCATCGGCCCGGTGATCGAGAACGGCTTCTACTACGACTTCGCCTACAAGCGCCCGTTCACGCCGGAAGACCTGGCGGCCATCGAGAAGCGCATGGCGGAACTCGCGGCCAAGGACGAGCCGGTGGTGCGCCGCGTGCTGCCGCGCGATGCGGCCGTGGAGTACTTCAAGGGCCTGGGCGAGCACTACAAGGCCGAGATCATCGCCAGCATCCCGCAGAACGAAGACGTCTCGCTATACCGCGAGGGCGCCTTCGAGGATCTGTGCCGCGGCCCGCACGTGCCCAGCACCGGCAAGCTCAGGCATTTCAAGCTGATGAAGGTGGCCGGCGCCTACTGGCGCGGCGACCACCGCAACGAGATGCTGCAGCGGGTCTACGGCACGGCCTGGGCCAGCAAGGAGGACCTGCAGCAGTACCTGACCATGCTGGAGGAGGCGGAGAAGCGCGACCACCGCAAGCTCGGCCGCGAACTGGACCTGTTCCACATCGACGATGTCGCGCCCGGCGTGGTGTTCTGGCATCCCAAGGGCTGGGCCGTGTGGCAGCAGGTCGAGCAGTACATGCGGCAGGTCTACAAGGACACCGGCTACCAGGAGGTCAAGGGGCCGCAAATCCTGGACAAGAGCCTGTGGGAGAAGACCGGCCACTGGCAGAACTACCGCGAGAACATGTTCACGACGGAGAGCGAGAAACGCGACTACGCCCTCAAGCCGATGAACTGCCCCGGCCACGTGCTGATCTTCAAGTCGGCGCTGCGCAGCTACCGTGACCTGCCGCTGCGCTACGGCGAGTTCGGCCAGTGCCACCGCAACGAGCCCTCGGGCGCGCTGCACGGCATCATGCGCGTGCGCGGCTTCACCCAGGACGACGGCCATGCCTTCTGCACCGAGGACCAGATCCTCGACGAGTGTGTGGACTACACGGCCAGGCTGCAGCAGGTCTACGCGGACTTCGGCTTCACCGACATCCTCTACAAGGTGGCGACGCGTCCCGAGCACCGGGTCGGCTCCGACGAGCTCTGGGACAAGGCCGAGCACGCCTGCATGGAAGCGCTGCGCCGCTCGGGCGTGGAGTTCGAGATCTCGCCCGGCGACGGCGCCTTCTACGGCCCCAAGATCGAGTACACGCTGAAGGACGCGCTGGGCCGGCAATGGCAGTGCGGCACGATGCAGGTGGACTTCAACACCGCCGAGCGGCTGGGCGCGGAGTACGTCACGGAAACCAGCGGCCGGGCCCACCCGGTGATGCTGCACCGGGCCATCGTCGGCAGCCTCGAGCGCTTCATCGGCATGCTGATCGAGCACCACGCCGGCGCGCTGCCGGCCTGGCTGGCGCCGGTGCAGGTGGCCGTGCTGAACATCACGGACGGGCAGGCCGATTGGGCCCGCGAGGTTGCGAAAAGTCTGCGAAATCAAGGCTTTAGGGTCGAGCTGGACCAGCGCAACGAGAAGATCACGTATAAAATACGGGAGCATTCGATGCAAAAGCTGCCTTACATCCTGGTCGTCGGCGACAAGGAGAAGGCGGCAGGCGCCGTCGCAGTGCGCGCCCGGGGCAACCAAGACCTCGGTGCAATGCCCCTTCAGGCTTTCTCCGAAAGGCTGGCGGCGGACATTGCCGGCAAGAGCTGACCTTCACCGAAGTTGCGGCCTTGGCGTTCGCGCGGACCGCGGCGGTATTGCTGCTGGCGCAGCCATTTTTTTGAAGGATACTGACCATCGCTACTGACTTTCGCGACCGCCGCCACCGCGAGGAACGCAAGCACCGCCTGAACCGGGAAATCATGGCTCCGGAAGTGCGGCTCTCCGGCCCCGACAACGAGCCCCTGGGCATCGTCAGCCTCCAGGAGGCGCTGCGCATGGCCGGCGAACTGGACGTCGATCTGGTCGAGATCGCCGCCACTGCCAATCCGCCGGTGTGCCGGCTGATGGACTACGGCAAGTTCAAGTACCAGGAACAGAAGAAGGCCGCGGAAGCGAAGTCCAAGCAGACGGTCATCGAGATCAAGGAAGTCAAGTTCCGACCGGGTACCGACGACGGCGACTACAACATCAAGATGCGCAACATCCGGCGCTTCCTGGCCGAGGGCGACAAGTGCAAGATCACGCTGCGCTTTCGCGGTCGCGAGATCACGCACCAGGAGATCGGGATGGCGCTGCTGCAGCGCATCCGCGAGGAACTGGGCGACACCATCATGGTGGAGCAGTTCCCCAAGCTGGAAGGCCGCCAGATGATCATGATGATCGCGCCGAGCCGCAAGAAGTCGGTCCAGCCGAAGGCGGCGGCCGAAGCGGCGGCGTAGCCGCAGGGGTTTGGCAGAAGCCGGGTCGGTCGCCCGGCCGATGCGACAGGCGGCGGGCCCAGGCCCGCCCCACAAGTGGCTCGGGGCCATCAAGACGCGAAGGATTCGCGGCGCCTCACGAGCACAAACAAGAAGGAGCAGTCATGCCCAAGATGAAGACCAAGAGC
The sequence above is a segment of the Ramlibacter tataouinensis genome. Coding sequences within it:
- a CDS encoding Lrp/AsnC family transcriptional regulator; translated protein: MPAEFSGIDAYDARILAELQGDARISMAELGRRVHLSQPAVTERVRKLELQGVIKGYRAVVDLQRLGYGIRALVRIGRVEYARVVKLIEQTPEVINAFNVTGEDSWILEIAVIDVEHLDAVVTRFCLLGETSTSIVLNMPRENAPVRPARREDIKPAIRKVTGR
- a CDS encoding DMT family transporter translates to MSLVGSYVALSKPLVAAIPVFLLAWLRFAIAALAMPHWLRRPANEPALTPQVRRLLFLESLLGNFLFSILMLYGVSMTSAVSAGVIMAAIPAVVAILSWAFLRERVPLRVWSAVACAAAGIGLLALARNGAGGGASSGLGNLLVFGAVLCEASYAVIGKKLTGTVGPRRITSIVNLWGLALMTPLGLYQAWQFDFGAPGPGTWGLLLFYSLAASIWSVWLWMTGLRSLPASQGGVFTVMLPVSAAAVGVLALGEPFGTLQATAFALALAGVLLATLPFGPGAGR
- the aceA gene encoding isocitrate lyase, with the translated sequence MSNWTHLSREQQIAQLEKDWAENPRWKGIKRGYSAADVVRLRGSLQIEHTLAKRGSEKLWNLINTEPFVNSLGALTGNQAMQQVKAGLKAIYLSGWQVAGDANSNGEMYPDQSLYSVDSVPKVVRRINNTFQRADQIQWSEGKGPGDEGYVDYFAPIVADAEAGFGGVLNAFELMKSMIEAGAAGVHFEDQLAAAKKCGHMGGKVLVPTREAVSKLVAARLAADVMGTPTVLLARTDAEAADLVTSDVDANDQPFFTGERTVEGFYRTRNGLEQAISRGLAYAEYADLIWCETGTPDLAFAKAFADAIHAKFPGKLLAYNCSPSFNWKKNLDDATIAKFQKELGAMGYKFQFITLAGFHSLNYSMFNLAYGYARNQMSAFVELQQAEFAAADKGFTAVKHQREVGTGYFDAVTTTIEKEASTAALKGSTEDAQFFDEKKAA
- the thrS gene encoding threonine--tRNA ligase; amino-acid sequence: MIQITLPDGSRREYPGPVTVAEIAASIGAGLAKAALAGKVDGKVVDTAYTVERDAPVSIITAKDPEGLEVIRHSTAHLLAYAVKELFPEAQVTIGPVIENGFYYDFAYKRPFTPEDLAAIEKRMAELAAKDEPVVRRVLPRDAAVEYFKGLGEHYKAEIIASIPQNEDVSLYREGAFEDLCRGPHVPSTGKLRHFKLMKVAGAYWRGDHRNEMLQRVYGTAWASKEDLQQYLTMLEEAEKRDHRKLGRELDLFHIDDVAPGVVFWHPKGWAVWQQVEQYMRQVYKDTGYQEVKGPQILDKSLWEKTGHWQNYRENMFTTESEKRDYALKPMNCPGHVLIFKSALRSYRDLPLRYGEFGQCHRNEPSGALHGIMRVRGFTQDDGHAFCTEDQILDECVDYTARLQQVYADFGFTDILYKVATRPEHRVGSDELWDKAEHACMEALRRSGVEFEISPGDGAFYGPKIEYTLKDALGRQWQCGTMQVDFNTAERLGAEYVTETSGRAHPVMLHRAIVGSLERFIGMLIEHHAGALPAWLAPVQVAVLNITDGQADWAREVAKSLRNQGFRVELDQRNEKITYKIREHSMQKLPYILVVGDKEKAAGAVAVRARGNQDLGAMPLQAFSERLAADIAGKS
- the infC gene encoding translation initiation factor IF-3, which codes for MLTIATDFRDRRHREERKHRLNREIMAPEVRLSGPDNEPLGIVSLQEALRMAGELDVDLVEIAATANPPVCRLMDYGKFKYQEQKKAAEAKSKQTVIEIKEVKFRPGTDDGDYNIKMRNIRRFLAEGDKCKITLRFRGREITHQEIGMALLQRIREELGDTIMVEQFPKLEGRQMIMMIAPSRKKSVQPKAAAEAAA